Part of the Paenibacillus terrae HPL-003 genome is shown below.
GCTTCCGGTGAAGCTCCAGAATTCATCGATATGGATGCTGACCCGTACGCTCAACAATTGGCAGATGCTGGAATGCTGGTTGATATGAAAAAATTCCTGAATGAACAAGGATTGTACGATCAGTTCTATGAACCTGCACTAAAATACCAGCAATTACCTGATGGAAGCCTGTACCTTCTTCCCTTGGAGTATCATCTGGAAATGACTTGGTATAACAAGAAAATATTCGCGGAAAATAACCTTACCGTTCCCAAAACCATCGATGATATGCTCACGGTTAGTAAGGCGCTTAAGGGCAAAGGTATTACCCCGATCGCCGTTGACGGCGTTGACGTTTGGCCCTTGCTGCGCTATGCAGCCATGATTCCGTTCCGAGCTACCGGAAATGAATTTGCCCGGAACCTGAGCCAAGGTAAGGCCAAAATGACCGACGAGGTTGGAATGAAAGCGGCGAACTTTGCCTACGAGATCGGCCAATACTTTCAGGAAGGATTCGCCACGACGGATTATACGACAGCCAAGAACATGTTCCTCAACGGTGAAGCTGCTATGTATAACATGGGTACCTGGGAAATCCCGTCTTTCGTGGACAAAAATCTGCCGGAAAACCTTAAAGGAAACGTCGACTATTTCTACCTGCCAACCATTAATAACGCCAAAACGCCGGATAACGAGTTTTTTGGAAACAGCGGGATCGGCCTTGCCGCCACGACCAGCAAATTCGACGAAACCACCAAGGACTTCCTAAGTTACGTCTTGAAAAATTACAGTGACGTCTACGTAGCTAAACAGCAGATGTCACCGCTCAAATTTACGATTAAAGACGAGTCCCAATTCTCCAAACTGTTCCTGCGGATTAAAAAGGATATGGATAACTACGGTTCAGAATTTGCCAAGCCTTGGGATACCTTGCTGGATGCCAATACGAACTCCGTCATGAGCGATTTAATCATCAAATTGACGATGAGGGCCACGACGCCTCAAGAATTCGCCAAGCAAGTCGACGACACCATTGCCCAAAATGTCACCAACTAGTCATTACATTCAGACAAACTGCCACCCACCCGACCATTCAGGGTCCGGGTGGCTACCTTTCACTAAGTCTGTCAATACAAACAAATGGGGAGATTCTATATGAATGTACTCAAGGACAAGAAGGCATGGTTCATTTTTATTACGCCAGCCTTGCTATTTTATTTAGGAACCGTCTTTGTCCCAATCATTCAGTCGCTGAATTACGGCTTTCAAGATTGGAACGGAATAAAGGATGCTAGGTACATTGGTCTGGGCAACTATATCAAAATGTTTAATGACCCCTACTTCTGGAATTCTGTGCAAAATAACTTGGTGTATGTCGTGATCGTGGTACTCATGCAGGTGTTTATCGGCTTGTTTTTCGCATTACTGCTCTCTTACATTAAAAAAGGAGCTGGCATTTTTAGAACGTTGTATTATTTGCCAGCCGTGGTGGTGACCGTCGCTATCGCGCAGATGTTCCGTAACTTCTATTCTCTGCAGCCGCTGGGCTTGCTGAACATGTTCCTGGATTGGATCGGACTGGGCCATTTGCAAAGTGCCTGGTTATCCAATCCGGACACCGCATTGATCGCAGTATCCATTCCCGAAGGCTGGCGCTTTACGGGCATGTACATGGTTATTTTTTATGCGGCCCTGATCGCGATTCCGAAAGAGATCGAGGAAGCTGCAACCATAGACGGTGTAAATGGATGGCAGCTAATCCGATATATCAAATTGCCGAGTATCAAGCATGTGCTGAGTTTGGCCCTTATCATGTGCACCACCGGTGCGCTAAGAGGTTTCGATATCCCTTATATCATCGGTGTACCGGGTTCGACGACCGAGTTGGTCACGACTTATATGTACAAAAGAGCGTTCTCAACCAATCAATACGGATATGGAAGCTCGATCGCCGTGTTTATCGTGATCGAAAGCCTGCTTGCCGTTCTTCTTATCCGGGCCATATTCAATTCCAGGAAAGGAGAAGCATAACATGCGATCCAAAAAAACAGCTTGGTCCTTCCTGCTCTATTTTATCGTCATCATGATCCTGATCGTGCAGATCTACCCGGTCGCTTGGCTGATGCTGTCCAGCTTCAAATCAAGCATCGAACTGACGACAAAACCTTTTTCGCTGCCGAGCGTATGGTCGTTCGACAACTATGTGAGTGTGCTTAGGGAAAGCAATCTGCTGCTATATATCAAAAATACAGCCATCGTTACGTTCAGCTGCCTGCTACTCATCATCTTCTTAAGCTCAACGGCGGGCTTCGCCCTCGTCAAAATGAATTTCAAGTTAAATTCGAAACTGCTGCTGTTCTTTACGGTCGGTATCATGATTCCGATTCAAGTCACCTTAATCCCGTTGTTTATTATGTACAAAGACTTCGGGCTACTGAACTCGTATCTGGCGTTAATTCTTCCACAAGTCGGATTTGCCTTACCTTTGTCGATTTTAATCTTCACCAGCTTTTACAGTTACGTGCCCAATGAATTGATTGAGGCCGCTGTCATCGACGGGTGCAATATTTATCAGGTGTTCTATAAAATCATTTCTCCGCTTACCATCAACACGACGATCACGGTCGCATCGATCAATTTCGTTCTCATTTGGAATGATTTCATTTTTTCCAACACCTTTACGAACGACAAGCAATATAAAACGATCGCAGTGGGGCTTCAAGAGTTCATCGGGGCCTTCGGGGCGACGGATTGGGGGCAGACATTTGCGGCCATCAGCATCAGCATCATCCCGATCATTATCATCTATTTATTTCTAAACAAATACTTGATGTCCGGTGTTTCTGACGGAGCAGTTAAAGGATAAGGAGAGATCAACCATGCAATCTATGAATCACCTTTTTAGCAAAATGAGAGGAAAAAGCAGAGCGATCACAGCGGAAAATCCGCGAGGCCTGAAAGGAGAAGGCGGGAAAGCCACGGGTCCCTTGGGAATGGCCCGGAAAGGCAAAGCCTTTATCTCGCTGGCCCAAGGTGAAACTGCCACGCTCGTCGATATCGAAGGTCCGGGCATCATCCAGCACATCTGGATGACCGTGACGGACCAAACCGAGACCGGCTGGTTCGTGTTGCGTGACCTGGTATTGCGGATGTATTGGGATAATGAGGAGACCCCTTCCGTGGAAGTTCCGCTAGGCGATTTCTTCTGCAACGGCTTCGGCACCAGAGCGATTGTCAATTCCTTGCCGATCGTGGTGAATCCGGTCGGCGGCATGAACAGTTACTTTGCGATGCCTTTCAATAAAGCCGCCAAAGTAACCATAACGAATGAGCATCCCCAGGAGATCGAAGCGTTCTTCTACCAGTTTGATTACGTGCTGGTTGATGAACTCCCTGAGGATACGGAATATTTCCACGCCCAATTCCGCAGGGAAAATCCCACCAAGCTCAAGCAGGATTATACGATTATTGATGGAATTAAAGGAAGAGGCAAATATGTCGGCACCTATATGGCATGGACTTCTTTATCGCGTTACTGGTACGGCGAAGGCGAAGTGAAATTTTATCTCGACGGCGACCGGGATTGGCCGACCATCTGTGGAACGGGGACGGAGGATTATTTCGGCGGCGCTTGGGGCTTCGTGAAATACGACAACGGTAACCCTGTGCAGGAACAGACGTACTCAACTCCCTTTATGGGTTTTCCGCATTTCCAGGTGACAGACAACACCAGATCGCATATTTATGATGGAGCTGCTTGTCCGATGCGCGGCTTCTATCGTTGGCATATACTTGACCCCATTTTGTTTGAAGAGGATTTACGTGTCACTGTTCAACAGATCGGGCATGATGGAAAAGCGTTATTTGAAAGAAGTGACGACGTGAGCTCCGTATGCTATTGGTACCAGACCGAACCGCATCAAGTGTTTCCCGCACTACCTGATGTACTGGAAAGACGTCCTCGCTAATATAGGAAAAGCCGGAATAAAAAAGTAGAGGTAAAAAATGGCTAAGAAAAGAGTTACCTTAGTTCAAGTCGCAAAAGACGCGGGCTGTTCGCCCGCGACGGTCTCTCATTTTCTGAACGGCAACTTTCAGAAAATGGGCTTGCAGACGAAAGAAAAAATCAGTCTGTCGATCACAAAGTTAGGTTACCAAGTGAACCCTGTTGCGAAAAGCCTTATTACCGGCAAAATGCACACGATTGGGCTCGTTTTATCCGACAGTACCTACGACGGTTATTTTGAGGACTTATACTTCCTCCATTTTGCCCAAGTTATTAAGCAGCAGTTAAAGATGCTGGGATATAAAATAATGCTGTTGGACTTTGAAGAAATCTTCATGAATATCCAGATGGTCGACGGGATCATCGTCAAAGCGACCATAGGTACGGAAAAATTTATGCCCAAGTTGATGGATCTCAACGTACCGGTCATTACCATTGGACGCCACAATTTATCCTATGGAGCGCATGTGTTGCGTGTCAACGACTACCAAAGCGGTCAGACCGGGGTAAATCACTTATTATCCCGTGGTTATCACAAACTGGTTATTTTAACTTATCCGCACGGTCACGTGCCCGGATTCGACGACCGACTAAACGGTGCTAGCGATACCTTACAGCAAAAAGGAAAACTAACGACCGTGATCACAGGAGATATGACGGAGAAATTCGGTTACGATACCTTGATAAATCTGGCCCAAACAAACCAACTGCCGCAAGCGTTGTTTTGTTTAAGCGACATATCCGCCATCGGGGTCTTAAAGGCATGCAAAGATTTGGGCCTGTCCGTTCCGCAAGACCTTGCCGTTTTGGGTGTCGACGATATGCCGACCGTCTCCGAGCTGCTGAGCTTATCGACTGTCCGGCACCCCATCAACGAATTGGCCGAGGCTGCATCCAAGTTGATGATACAATCCATCGAGTCCGACGGGCAGCGTATCGAGCCTGTCGAAGAAGTGTTTTCTACGGAATTAATGGTTCGGCGCACCAGCTGATATCGTAATGCGCTTTTAGTAAGAGTATAAAATAGTCGATTGCAGGGACAAATTCGTTCCTTTCTCGACTATTTTATGACTTAATGCAATTTAACTTCCGTCCCGTTCCTGATCCTTCAGTATCTCAATAAGTACTCGCCACACCAGCTTCGTTGTTGGGAATTCTTCTCTTGTTTAGCTGTTTCCATGATTCAAATTCCATAGACGTACATCGGACACATACCCCCAATAATTAGATAATCAATGAATTGATCATGAATACATGTTCGGGCCTCTCCGGCTTCAAAATATTACGGTTCAAGAAATTATATCGATAAAACAAAAAAAGTCGCCAATATGGCGACTCTAATGCACATATGTTCCTGTCTTCCTACATTTCTATAAGGCAACATATCGCCGCAAAAGCTAACACTAGCCCCACCGATGATTTTATCGTTAAATCCATTAGTTGAATTTACAGGCTCTCGCATCGTCCGACCCAGTAAAGCGTGAAACGGGTGCAATATACTCTAATATCTGATCAATTCGTTTCACTGTATCCTTCCAGCCTGTAAGTAATGGCTTCCCTGAATTGAAGTGATTCTAACATTTGAGTCCTCTTCTCTATCCTCCATTCTCAATAAAAAGAATAATCCAACAAATTTATCCATATTTTAGCGTAAAAAAACACAAGAGGAAACAAGAGAACTCTTTACCTTTGCCAAGATAAAAAAGTATACTCCTTGTGATAACAGATAATTTTGTATTTACTTAGCCTTTATTCCCGATTTTACTGGGTTTTCGGGGATATTGACTGTCTCATTTAGATGACATAAACAGTCTTATTTAATAATAAAATTAGTCTCAATTGATGTTATAACCCACACTTTATGTGAGTTATAACTTCAATTGAGACAAAAACAGCCTAAAATAGGCCGTTTTTATATCATGAATTTGAAAAAATTATAATATGAGCTAGGATAAACCTACTTTTTCTATACAATAAATTGAGATTTTATCAAAACAAAGAAACAAAGTAACACTATCTAAAAGGGACAATTAAATAAACAATATCATTATAAGTAGCGTCTATAAAATATCAAATGCTTTAATCAAGTGGCCATTTGTTTCGTCTATATCTTTTAAAATTGGTTTTTTCAAGTCAACAAAGTGATACTTATTTTCATCTTGCTCTAGGTACTTCACGTTTTCTTTTATTATTGAAAAAAAAGATTGCCCTTCAATTGATAAGTAATACTTAGATAAGAAACTGAACATTTTTTCTCTGAGTTCACTCGAAGATTCATTTTTTATAAATGAATCCATTGCAAATGGGATTTTGACCTTTGAAAATTCACTTATTAAGTTGGAATATAGTGTATACAAAGCTAATAGTTTTTTATTAGAGTCCATACCGCTGCCTTTAACTTCTTTAAAGATATAGAATTCAATGTCATCTAGCTTGACGTCTTCAAAGTGTCTTTCGTATTCATTAATTAACTCGAAATACCTCTTCTTGATTCCTGATCTCTTTTGAGCTCCAAGTCTTTTTACCTTCGCAATTTCCTTGGAAACCTCTTTTATAGAATTAGTTTTTTCATACTGCTCATTTATTAATTTTTGTTCAACAGACAGGTAGTTATGCGCGATTTTTTGATTTACTTGTTCCTCTATAAAGGTTTCTATACTATTAAATTCTTTTGATTCTTTAAAAATCCCCTCAGTTTTTGAGATTGTGTCAATAACACTATTCTTAGTTAATAGTATGTTTCTTTTTTGCTCTTCTAGTTTTGTCCTATCATATTTGTTGGTATTAATTTGATTTGTAATTTCATGTAAATTATTTCTAACTCTAAGTCTGGTTAATGGCAGGTATTACGAACATTGCAACAGCAGATGAAATCAATCCGCTGCGAGATGAAATTAGGGAGTGTTTTTCGGAGCAAGGAATGCAGCGCTTCGTCTCTCCAGCCCCATTCGGATCAGACAACAAAGAATCAGATTATTCTTCTCCCGAAGAACGACAATACCGTTTTGAATGTAAGAATATTAAGATAGCCATCGCCGGAAGTGATAGACGCGTAGGGGTGACGACCACCGCGATGAATTTGATGTGCTGGATAAAAAACCATGGAGGTACTTCTTGTTACGTAGAGGCAAACGTAAGCAAGCATCTGGCGCATATCGTACAACTTTTTCAGCCTGCTCAAAAAGGCAATGCTTATGTTATTGAAGAACATGACCTTTATTTTACAAGTGAGATAAATCAGGACTATAATTTCATCGTCATTGATTGCGGTATTCTTGGTGAAAAGCTACTGCCTGAAACATTTGCTAATGCTGATATACGGGTACTCTGCGGCTCTGCCATGCCATATGAATTACCGGTATTTTATCGGGCAATTCAACGCTGTAAGGACGTTGAAACACAACCGCTTGCATTGTGTGTTCCGAAAAATATTCGCCCCTATATGAAGACTATGGATAGTAATTTGCTATTTGTCGATAGTTCGCATGATTTATTTGACGGCAGCATTAACACTAATATTCACTTGCGGCTACTTGAGAAATACTACGATGTCGACGGAACATGAGATAAAAATACTATATAGGGTATTATATAAATTCTAATTTTATGTAGGTAAAGATGTTACACAAAGTGATAGCAGGATACAGTCAAACTAAGAGCATACAAAAAACAAGTGCAGTTATTGCCTAATGAAAAGGATTTCTCACCATCGTAATCATGGTAAAAGTCCTGCCAACATAGTGGCTCCTAACGACGAACCAGTCAACAGAGCAATAATTGGAACCCAAATACCACTAACATCCCGACAAGTTTAAAGAAGCCAGTCAAGAAATTAAAGAAAGAAAAAAGATCAAAACGCTTAAATTCATCGGGCATTTTTCATGAGGTAATTTTGGATCCTGTCGCACAATAGAACTTGCCTGCGGGCGCAAACCCAAGAACAATTACTGCTTCACCCGTAACGAAAGTATGAATGGAGGAAAGGCCCGCATGTGCAGCTCGAATGGTCTCTGGATATCTTCATCGCCGTCTTAAGTACCTATTTGAAATAAGTGACAATCAGGCGACAGTTTTGTCTTGAGAGCCTTTTGAATAATAGGACTATTTTGAGGCTGTCGATTAATTGTGGACAATATTTTTAAGTGCCCAAATTGGCCTTCTATAACGATTTTTGAGAAACAAGCACTTATAAAACTATTCATAATTAATCGACATGCTCATTTTGGACATTAGTGAAGTCCAGTTTATGGGCAAATCCTCGCTCCTGTATTGGCAGTTTCAATACACATATGTTCAAAACCTTTACTCTTTACAAATTTTTTTAAGCAGAAATAAACCTCTAACGTAGTACTTTTAAATTTTCCTTCGACAAAAATTATTTTAACTATTCTTGGTGCCCTTCCATCCAAAGAATTTTGTACCTCAATCTTATCAGAGATCATTCGCTATAAAAAAA
Proteins encoded:
- a CDS encoding ABC transporter substrate-binding protein, whose protein sequence is MGKMRKVSKIVSLLTIFALIATALAGCGGAAGTNAGKQQNSSDASNGKTITWLSARPADGAIVQTIRELADRYAKDHPGFKLDIQVTSDRPSYLTKLRTLVASGEAPEFIDMDADPYAQQLADAGMLVDMKKFLNEQGLYDQFYEPALKYQQLPDGSLYLLPLEYHLEMTWYNKKIFAENNLTVPKTIDDMLTVSKALKGKGITPIAVDGVDVWPLLRYAAMIPFRATGNEFARNLSQGKAKMTDEVGMKAANFAYEIGQYFQEGFATTDYTTAKNMFLNGEAAMYNMGTWEIPSFVDKNLPENLKGNVDYFYLPTINNAKTPDNEFFGNSGIGLAATTSKFDETTKDFLSYVLKNYSDVYVAKQQMSPLKFTIKDESQFSKLFLRIKKDMDNYGSEFAKPWDTLLDANTNSVMSDLIIKLTMRATTPQEFAKQVDDTIAQNVTN
- a CDS encoding carbohydrate ABC transporter permease — its product is MNVLKDKKAWFIFITPALLFYLGTVFVPIIQSLNYGFQDWNGIKDARYIGLGNYIKMFNDPYFWNSVQNNLVYVVIVVLMQVFIGLFFALLLSYIKKGAGIFRTLYYLPAVVVTVAIAQMFRNFYSLQPLGLLNMFLDWIGLGHLQSAWLSNPDTALIAVSIPEGWRFTGMYMVIFYAALIAIPKEIEEAATIDGVNGWQLIRYIKLPSIKHVLSLALIMCTTGALRGFDIPYIIGVPGSTTELVTTYMYKRAFSTNQYGYGSSIAVFIVIESLLAVLLIRAIFNSRKGEA
- a CDS encoding carbohydrate ABC transporter permease is translated as MRSKKTAWSFLLYFIVIMILIVQIYPVAWLMLSSFKSSIELTTKPFSLPSVWSFDNYVSVLRESNLLLYIKNTAIVTFSCLLLIIFLSSTAGFALVKMNFKLNSKLLLFFTVGIMIPIQVTLIPLFIMYKDFGLLNSYLALILPQVGFALPLSILIFTSFYSYVPNELIEAAVIDGCNIYQVFYKIISPLTINTTITVASINFVLIWNDFIFSNTFTNDKQYKTIAVGLQEFIGAFGATDWGQTFAAISISIIPIIIIYLFLNKYLMSGVSDGAVKG
- a CDS encoding glycoside hydrolase family 172 protein — its product is MQSMNHLFSKMRGKSRAITAENPRGLKGEGGKATGPLGMARKGKAFISLAQGETATLVDIEGPGIIQHIWMTVTDQTETGWFVLRDLVLRMYWDNEETPSVEVPLGDFFCNGFGTRAIVNSLPIVVNPVGGMNSYFAMPFNKAAKVTITNEHPQEIEAFFYQFDYVLVDELPEDTEYFHAQFRRENPTKLKQDYTIIDGIKGRGKYVGTYMAWTSLSRYWYGEGEVKFYLDGDRDWPTICGTGTEDYFGGAWGFVKYDNGNPVQEQTYSTPFMGFPHFQVTDNTRSHIYDGAACPMRGFYRWHILDPILFEEDLRVTVQQIGHDGKALFERSDDVSSVCYWYQTEPHQVFPALPDVLERRPR
- a CDS encoding LacI family DNA-binding transcriptional regulator translates to MAKKRVTLVQVAKDAGCSPATVSHFLNGNFQKMGLQTKEKISLSITKLGYQVNPVAKSLITGKMHTIGLVLSDSTYDGYFEDLYFLHFAQVIKQQLKMLGYKIMLLDFEEIFMNIQMVDGIIVKATIGTEKFMPKLMDLNVPVITIGRHNLSYGAHVLRVNDYQSGQTGVNHLLSRGYHKLVILTYPHGHVPGFDDRLNGASDTLQQKGKLTTVITGDMTEKFGYDTLINLAQTNQLPQALFCLSDISAIGVLKACKDLGLSVPQDLAVLGVDDMPTVSELLSLSTVRHPINELAEAASKLMIQSIESDGQRIEPVEEVFSTELMVRRTS